CTGAAGCGTTTGAGGATATAAGAATTCCAAATTCGGGTTTCATTAAAATCTAATTTATCAATAGATTGTTAGATAAAGACAAAAGAAAACATGGTTATTTTACTAAATAACAAACGCAGCCATTTCTCCGGGTAATATCATGGAGTTTTGCAGGATAGGAATGAATAGTGCCATCTTTATTTTCATATATCGAACCTATCGGAAAATACAACTGTGAAGTCGGATCATACAAATTGTCATTATACCCATACATTAAATTTGAAATTTCAATTTCATACCTAATCGGATATGGGGAATAACTGATTCTATTCCACCACTCTACTCCAGTAAAGCTTTGATGAAACTGAAAAGCAAACTGTTCTCGATCCACTCTAAGAGAAAATTTTTCATCCTCATTTGAATTGAGATCTTTTAAATAAAATTCCAATTTTGAGTCATTATCTAGAAAATTGATTTGTCTATGGTATAAGTGTCCTATTTGTGGTAAGACTTTAGCAAATCGATATTGATTATGACCTTTAAAAATTGCCTCAAAATAATCCTGGTTGTCGAATTGGCAAATTAAGTTCAGTTCCACTGCAAAATGTTGGATATTAAAAATTTCTAACAAGTACAGCATCCAAGATTTGTCAGGGATCCTATTACCATTGTCTTTTATTATTTTTAAATTATCTGTGATAATTGTAAATTTTGCAACATCTTTTCCATATTCATTCTGTGGAGTATCGATACAACCGTACCAATAATGCATATTAATTTACAAATGATTCTGTATTTATTCTAGAGTACTTGTGGAAAGCTTGGATTAGGTAAACTGCTAATGATATGAAAAAGAAGGATTGAATTCTTTCAACCTAAGGCAACAATATAGAAACCTGTAGTTTGTTAATTCTTTAAGAGACCTGGAAAACATTTAGAACCACTATTTAGAAGTAGCAAAAATCATCTCCCTGGGTTTGATTATTAAAATAAAGTACCTTCGAGAATTACCGAGGAGAATCCATCTTGTATAATTACGAATTCGTATGATCTTGCTTTTATAGAATATAATAAAATATAGCTTACTCCTGAAACAATAGCATGGTTGATGAAAAAATTGAACTGGATCAAATTTCTACCAAGAAAAAAATTTCTCAGCCCCCATTGAATTTACTTTTTAATCCTTCTTTGATAGGAAGGAATGATGTTTGGCAGATTAATATTGTTAAACTCTTAGAGACATTGTTATCTACTTTAACTAAATCTTCGTATAAGGACCTACGAGTATGCGGTGTGGCGATTTTAACATCAACACTGATTCATAGACTTAAGGTAGAATCTATCTTTCGATTAGAAAAAATTGCGAATAAAGATCAACAAACTGTATCTGAACGGGAAAAGGAATTTATTGAAATGGCTCCGATCCCAGAGATTTCTAATCTTACCTTACCATTTAGAAAAGAATTATCATATCCAGTATCATTAGAGGATCTAATTTCTATACTGGAGACGATGATAACCGACCTTACTAATCCAGTTGTAAAGAGAACTAGTCTAAATCTGGAACCTGTCGAAGTAATAGACTTTCAACATTATTTGATTAAATTTGAAAAAATAATAGAGGAATTTGAACAAAAGATTATGATAAGACTAGAAAATGAAAGAGAAATAAATTTTAATGAAATGATGAGTGGATTAGACAGAATTGATATTGCTAGATACTTCATTGCTATGCTTTATCTTAGCATGAAGGATAAGGTAGAAATTATCACAGGATTTACTGACCTGAATAATGGAATAGAATATTTAGATTCTTCAACAGAGATGACGGAAAGTATTGAATCAACAGATAAGATATCAACTTGGATAAAAATTGCTCCCAAAAATAGATTGGAGGAAAAGTAGATGACCAAATTACCACCTGATGAAATTATAGCTCGCATTGAGGCAGCGTTATATTCTGCTGGGCGCCCCCTGACAATTGATGACATAGTGATAGCCTCGGGGATAGATTCTAGAGAGAGAATTAAGCGACTCTTGAATGAACTTATCAACAAGACTAGAGTAGCATTCAAAGCACTGGAGATAGCTAAGCTGGAGGACGGTACTTACGTATTTCAGCTGAAACCCAGTTACGCTCCAATAATTAAAAAGTTTTCCAATAAGCCTCAGATTTCTAATTCCGTAATGAAAACACTATCTTATGTGGCTTATGAACAGCCCGTTACCAGTAAGAGATTAGTAGAAATTAGGGGTTCCAAAGTATATACACACTTGAAGGAATTACAAGATTTGGAGTTTATTAATCAAAAAAGTTCAGGGAGGCTCAAGATTTATACAACCACAACGAAATTTAAGAATTATTTTGGAATTAGCGATTTAACAGTGCTTAAAAAAAGCTTGCTTATAAATCCAACAGGATTTTCAAAGAAAAACACTTAATTATAGTTTTGCCAAATTTGAACTGTGCGTAAA
This Candidatus Nitrosocosmicus oleophilus DNA region includes the following protein-coding sequences:
- the scpB gene encoding SMC-Scp complex subunit ScpB; this translates as MTKLPPDEIIARIEAALYSAGRPLTIDDIVIASGIDSRERIKRLLNELINKTRVAFKALEIAKLEDGTYVFQLKPSYAPIIKKFSNKPQISNSVMKTLSYVAYEQPVTSKRLVEIRGSKVYTHLKELQDLEFINQKSSGRLKIYTTTTKFKNYFGISDLTVLKKSLLINPTGFSKKNT